The DNA window AATTTTAGCGACGTATTTGAAATTTGTCGCTaatcgactgttttctagtagtgtcaTCTTACAAGATTCATCTTTCAAAGGAATTTGACatgatttataaatttcaaaagttaCCTCATCTTGACCTACCCTTAAGGTCAATTTACCTCCCTCTACGTTAATTAGAGCTTTACTTGTGATGAGGAATGGTCGCCCAAGAATGAGAGGAACTTCTTCATCGTCTTTCATGTCAAGAACAATGAAATCAATGGAAAAGATGAATTTGTCCATCCTGATGAGTATGTCTTCCAATAAACCGTTTGGGAAGGTAATTGATTTGTCTGCCAATTGTAGAGAAACCGATGTACTCCTCATGTTGTGCATCAAACAAAAACTTCTACACATAGACAAAGACATTAAATTAACACTAGCACCAAGATCACAAAGTGCCTTACCAAAATTTGTTATGCTAATTGTGCATGGTATTGTGAAGCTTTCATGATCCTTCGCCTTTCTATGTAGAGTGTTTTGGATGAACGCACTACACTCCTTTATTAAGCTCCCGATGTTCACCTCATCAATTTTCCACTTGTTTAAGATGAATTCTTTTAAGTACTTATCATATTTAGGCATTTTAACAATCGCCATGGTGAGAGGAGTATTGATGTTCACCTTTCTAAATATGTCAAGAAATTGTGAATCATCTTTCGCTTGAGTTGGCCTTTGCGGATATGAAAGTTTTGGAACATAGGGCTTAAGTTCCATCACTTTTTCTTCTTGTGCTTCCTCTTTAAGCTTGCTTGGTTCCCTCTTTAGATCAACCCCATTTCTCAGAGTAATTGCCATAACTTGCTCCTTAGGATTGACCTCGGTGTTGCTAGGCAAAGACCCATTGGTGCGATTAGACATGGAAAGTGCTAATTGACCGATTTGCTTCTCCAACGATTTGATGGAAGCTTGTTGGTTTTGGAGAAGCGAATCAGTCTTTTGCATGTGTTACATTAATATGTCTTCCAAAATTTGTCTCATTGGTTCTTGAGGTTGAAATCCGGGTGGAGGCCTCACCGCATTTTGAGTGTTGCtccatgaaacatttggatgatAT is part of the Mercurialis annua linkage group LG3, ddMerAnnu1.2, whole genome shotgun sequence genome and encodes:
- the LOC126672251 gene encoding uncharacterized protein LOC126672251 → MQKTDSLLQNQQASIKSLEKQIGQLALSMSNRTNGSLPSNTEVNPKEQVMAITLRNGVDLKREPSKLKEEAQEEKVMELKPYVPKLSYPQRPTQAKDDSQFLDIFRKVNINTPLTMAIVKMPKYDKYLKEFILNKWKIDEVNIGSLIKECSAFIQNTLHRKAKDHESFTIPCTISITNFGKALCDLGASVNLMSLSMCRSFCLMHNMRSTSVSLQLADKSITFPNGLLEDILIRMDKFIFSIDFIVLDMKDDEEVPLILGRPFLITSKALINVEGGKLTLRVGQDEAKPILKPLYYTTFIQEVLISKNLSLRSFYFSFRDFDVLNCAMSLFSLKKQTKLWEQSGYFTIFSKTSNLFVFFKFQFRTIPQPSCLNRDITLREEQTPGRGNAEDMTS